One stretch of Lysobacter sp. TY2-98 DNA includes these proteins:
- a CDS encoding DUF6491 family protein, which produces MRRLALLALLAMSLSACATGRDDRTASKLALYREHAGAPVDSFPYLAPLKEWTPLGRDALAVWTSPSRAWLLEVSDCSELEWAQAISLSDSGSRVSARFDRVTPLSRNVAPMSCRIEVIRPLDVDAIRAAERAARGT; this is translated from the coding sequence ATGCGTCGCCTCGCCCTGCTCGCACTCCTGGCCATGTCGCTGTCCGCCTGCGCCACCGGCCGTGACGACAGGACCGCCAGCAAGCTCGCGCTGTATCGCGAACACGCCGGCGCGCCGGTCGACAGCTTTCCGTATCTCGCGCCGCTCAAGGAGTGGACGCCGCTCGGGCGCGATGCGCTCGCGGTGTGGACGTCGCCGTCGCGCGCGTGGCTGCTCGAAGTGTCCGACTGCTCGGAACTCGAGTGGGCGCAGGCGATCAGCCTCAGCGACAGCGGGAGCCGCGTCTCGGCACGCTTCGATCGCGTGACGCCGCTCAGTCGCAACGTCGCCCCGATGTCGTGCCGCATCGAAGTGATCCGGCCACTCGACGTCGATGCGATCCGCGCGGCCGAGCGCGCTGCACGCGGCACCTGA